In the genome of Desulfovibrio desulfuricans, one region contains:
- a CDS encoding flavodoxin family protein, with protein sequence MKNILIFSGSPRKGGNSDLLCDQFMAGASEAGHAVEKIWVHGQKIAPCLGCMHCQSHAGACVQNDGMADILQKMIAADVLVLASPVYFYSVSAQIKALIDRTVARYTEIKNKSMYYIITAADTDLSHMQRTIECFRGFAYCLEGAEEKGVVYGVGAWGKGDIKALPSMGQAFDMGKNV encoded by the coding sequence GTGAAAAACATACTCATTTTTAGTGGCAGCCCGCGCAAGGGCGGCAACTCCGACCTGCTCTGCGACCAGTTTATGGCCGGCGCCAGCGAGGCCGGGCATGCGGTGGAAAAAATATGGGTTCATGGGCAAAAGATTGCCCCATGTCTTGGCTGCATGCACTGCCAGAGCCATGCGGGAGCCTGTGTGCAAAACGACGGCATGGCCGACATACTGCAAAAGATGATTGCGGCAGATGTGCTCGTGCTGGCTTCGCCCGTGTATTTTTATTCTGTCAGCGCCCAGATAAAGGCGCTGATCGACAGAACTGTGGCACGATATACCGAAATCAAAAACAAGAGCATGTATTACATTATTACCGCCGCCGATACCGACCTGTCGCATATGCAGCGCACCATTGAATGCTTCAGGGGCTTTGCCTACTGCCTCGAAGGGGCGGAAGAAAAAGGCGTCGTGTACGGCGTGGGCGCGTGGGGCAAGGGCGACATCAAGGCGCTGCCCAGCATGGGGCAGGCTTTTGACATGGGCAAAAACGTCTGA